The genomic stretch CTTCGTGGGCGAGGGCGCGGAGATCATGATCCCTGGTTTCGTCGTCTCGCCGGAAGGTCCACGCACGTTCTTGATCCGTGTCGTGGGTCCCACGCTCGCGGAGTTCGATCTGCAGGGCGTCCTCGCCGATCCGGTGCTCGATCTCTTCGAGCGCGTGCCGGGCGTCGGCGACGAGCCACCGACCGAGGTCTTGATTCTGAGCAACGACGACTGGGACGGCATCGCCGGCTCGGCGACGAGCGCGTCCGTCGGCACGGAGGTGGGCGCGTATCCGCTCGCCGCCGGCAGCAAGGACGCGGCCTTCGTCGTCACGCTCCCGCCCGGAGTCTACACGGTCAACGCGCGTGGTAAGGGCGGCGCCACCGGCGTCGCGTTGGTCGAGGTCTACCTCGTCCCGTAGCGGGCGGAAGTGCACGGCACCGAGGATTCGCCGCGCCGAGTGGCGAGTCCGCCGCCGGTGCCGCACCCGCACGGACCAGCTCCTTCCGCGGTGATGTGATACGCCCTATGCTGCGAAAGCGGTAGGGCGAGGTCTCCAGACGAGCTGCGAAGGGTAGGGCGGTCGCGATCGATATCGACGGCCTGATGGCCATCGAGACCAGCGGCCCGGGCGTCCTCACCATCCGCAACTACGTCATTCGTGGTCGCTCGCTCCCGACGCGAAACTCGCGCGCGAGCTGGGCCTTGCCACAAACCACAAAACATGACTCCTTTCGGATCGGCTCCCGGATTGCCGATTTCTCGGACTCGCGTCGGTTCCGGTTTGTCTTTTTGTCAAGAGTCAAGACATGACGTCTTCTGCCTAGTCCTTGTCAATTGTCGAGTCCTGACGTCTTGTCGCTGACCCTGATTTCTCGGACTCGCGTCGGTTCCGGTTTGTCTGTTTGTCAAGAGTCAAGACGTGACGTCTTCATCCGTTCTCGCGTCGGTTCCGGTTTGTCTGTTTGTCAAGAGTCAACACGTGCCGTCTTCCTTCGGTCCGTGCTGACTTTATCGGTGCTCGGCGTCTCTCTTGCTCACGACGCCGACAACGTCTGCCAGATTCACTGGGCCGAATGTTCGGCTGTCTTGGGTTCCGGTAAAGTTATCGCCTAGAACGAAAATCGAATCCTCGGGAACAACGAACTTCTTTCCGTTCGCGTACCGGTAAATCAGGCTTTCAAGGCGACGATACGCAACGCCTGCGACTGGCGATTCGATCATGACGTCGTTCACAAAAAGCCCGGACTCTCGAAGTTCGAGAGTCTCCCCGGGGAGCGCAATCAATCGCATAACATAGAATTGATTCAATGGCCTGTGCAAGAATACAACAAGATCGAATCGTTCAATATTGTCCGAGCGCCCAATCACTTCCACAACATCACCTGGCACAAGCGTCGGCTCCATTGAACGGCTTTGCACCACAAAGGATTTCCTCTGACAACCGCCAATGCAGAGCACCGATGCCGCGAGCAATATAAAGACTATGTATCTTTGCTTCCCCATACTCGCGCATTCCTGGGGTCAAGGTTTAAAATTCTCCCTTACTACGGGATCGATGATCGTGTCCGGAGTGCTAGGGTCGTAGAGTCGCTCACCCACGGTTCTTTGAAACTCGGGATCATCCGAAATCCCCTCTCTCCAGAGATCATTCTCAACGCCCGAAATCTCATAGACGTAAAAGCCTCGAATCTCGGGACCTTGGCCGCCTGATTGCCAAAGGATCACAAAACGGACATCGATGAGCTCACCTCTATAGTAAACATTGATCGTGTAGATTGGAGTCTGGGAACTCGGAACGTATCCAGCAAGCGGCGTCGGATCCGCGAAGGTCAGAAAACGCAGGAGTGCCTTGAGCGCAGTCGATAATGGAGGCAGTGGAGGCTTTCGCCCTCTGGTGCGGTCCGATTCTGGATTCCGAGGGATATAGTGTGGATTATCCGGATCCCACGGCACCATTACCCCATAATCTACTATTGATATCACTCGATCCAATTCTTCACCTTCACGGCCTTTGCTGTTTGCGGCCTCGCTGCCGACGGGGCTCATTGCGGCACGATAGACCTTGTCCGGCGACTGAGCGCGCAGGAGCCGTTCGACGGTCTGGAGCTGAGTCCTGTGTTCTTCGTTGGCGGCAGCGGTCCGGTCGAGACGCCACCTGTTTTGCGCTTCCCGGTGCTCCCTCTCGGCCCATTGACCAAACGCGACATCCCACGCGTTGCCAGTTTCCGGCCATATGGGACCCCCTCCGTAGCCACGCTCGCCGAACAACACACCATACACCCACTCCAACAGTCCTAGCCCGAGCACGTCGGTCTGGTTGACCGGATCGTTGCCGGCGATGGCGTAGATGTTGGCGCCGCCTGCTTCGCGGATCGGATCGCGGTTGATGAAGCGACCGAGCGTCGGCGAGTAGTGACGGTGACCGTAGTAGACCAGGCCGGTTTCGTCGTCGGTGTATTTGGTAGAGAAGCGGAACGGGTTCTCCATGGCGTAGGCGCCTTCGCACCGGAGCAGTTCGCCGAACGGGGAGTATTCGTAGGCCGCGACCGCCGTGCCGGCCCCGGCGGCGTCGTAGAGGGCGACGAGATTGCCGTTTCCATCGTAGGTCGGCAGGTGGCTGGCCGTGGGGTTTCCGGAGGAATCGTAATGGGTGATCTGAAGCAGCGCGCCTGCCGCGCCGGTGGCGCTCAGCGAGCCGCCCGGGTCGAGCCCCCACGTGTAGGTGCGTTTGCGGTGGCCGATGGCGGTGCCCCCGGGTGCGTCGTATTCGGCGACGAGGTTCCAGCCGTCGTAGAGGAAGCGGGTGGCGGACTGCAACTGCCAGGCGCTGCCGCTCCACGCGGAGACCTTTTTCTGCACGCGCCGACCGAGATAGTCGTAGGCGAACTCGAGCTTGCGGCGCGTGACGCCCGCCGGCACGGAGGCGAGCATCTCCATGGCGGAGAGACGGTTTTCGCCGTCCCAGGAGTAGGTCCACACGCTGTCGTTCTTCAGATTGCCATCCTCGTCGTACTGGAGGCTCTGCGTGCGCTGCGGCGCGAGCGTCGAGCGCGTCTCGGTGCGCACGGCGCCGGACAATGCGGCACGGATCGTGAAATCCACCTTGTCGGCGCCGGAGGCGTTGTCCGGCGTGTGGGCGCGGCTCCAATACAGACCCTGCCGTTCAGGGGCGCCCAAAGCACCGTCGGCGCTGACCACGACGGAGGCGCCTGAGGCCACGACGCCGGAGGCGAACACCGTCTCGTTTTCCCGCGAGACGATCTGGTTGTGCTCGTTGGTCGTGAACGTTTCCACGCGGTTCGCCGACGGATCGCCGGTCTGGTTGGCCGAGGTGCGGTTGCCGAAGTTGTCGTAGGCGTACTCGTGCTGGAGGTTGGGCATCCGCTTGGCGGCATCGCCGATGTCGCCTTCGGTTTCCAGATAGCTCAGCGCCTTGGTCAGTTCGCCGCGGTGGTTGTATTGGTAGTCGATGGTCACCGGCGAGCCGCCGATCGCGAAGGTCGTGCCGCTGCGCTTCTCCCATTCGCGCTGGCCGCGGTCGTT from Opitutales bacterium ASA1 encodes the following:
- the lepB gene encoding signal peptidase I, with the translated sequence MGKQRYIVFILLAASVLCIGGCQRKSFVVQSRSMEPTLVPGDVVEVIGRSDNIERFDLVVFLHRPLNQFYVMRLIALPGETLELRESGLFVNDVMIESPVAGVAYRRLESLIYRYANGKKFVVPEDSIFVLGDNFTGTQDSRTFGPVNLADVVGVVSKRDAEHR